The Luteitalea sp. sequence GAGCAGTCGCTCGGGCGTGACGCCGGTGATTCGCCAGCCTGGCCGGGCGGTGACCTACGCCGCGCGGCGCACGTTTCGGCCCGCCATCATTTGCCATTTCGGTGTTCGCCTCGCGGTGGATCGGGATCTCCTCTCTCCAGCCATTGTGGATTCGCTGTATCGCGGCGGGTACGAAGCCGCCGAGGTCGACATCATCCGCTCGACGGTGACGCCGGACGACCGTGTGCTCGAGGTGGGCGGTGGCATCGGCTTCACTGGCATCATCGCCGCGCACATCGTACAGCGGCCGGACGATGTGCTGATAGTCGAGCCCAACCCGCAGCTCATTCCACTCATGGAGCGAAACTTTCGCCTCAATGGTGTGTGTCCGACGGTGAGGAATGCCGTACTCGGTCAGGATGGCAGGACGGAGGTGCCCTTTTTCATCCATCGCGACTTCTGGGCGTCATCGCTCACCGCGTTCAAGGGCGCCCGCGAGACGACGGTGCCACAGCTGGACGTTCGCACCAT is a genomic window containing:
- a CDS encoding FkbM family methyltransferase; protein product: MIRGRQLQRALSSRSGVTPVIRQPGRAVTYAARRTFRPAIICHFGVRLAVDRDLLSPAIVDSLYRGGYEAAEVDIIRSTVTPDDRVLEVGGGIGFTGIIAAHIVQRPDDVLIVEPNPQLIPLMERNFRLNGVCPTVRNAVLGQDGRTEVPFFIHRDFWASSLTAFKGARETTVPQLDVRTIVKAFRPTYLIVDIEGGEVDLFDKLALDGVEKICLEVHPGRTGRAAVDDLFAGLARQQFAQERASRLENVVFFRRRSA